Proteins encoded within one genomic window of Anopheles gambiae chromosome 3, idAnoGambNW_F1_1, whole genome shotgun sequence:
- the LOC133393719 gene encoding zinc finger protein 596-like: MDEENNSVELSLRSTFCRICVTPWKMNHCMQEPCDPGESLSLHCMLEILFPTIFNDHTANWPAKICQDCGEKVLQAYALYVQCGQSAEQLERLCNEQEDATMCDEVMITVKGDYTPDVLVEEAVVISELEPGIANTVTNCNPLEDNSDESLEEGQVLHRPEIVIAKQTVHEKLRNAAATKRKHKRIQPSASNERVVAETQAPARTRQGNRRQVVLTQMKALESVEDKLPEEKSKINDGRRSTTREKGNATLDNSTTSRSDDDTEPNCKKSIEKLNDTTAEEAPQHEEKLETKKDLYKCVLCDVPAFTGPDALTDHLKAAHPDQIRACEQCPKVFAAQAAFEQHQYCHATGRSHFCPFCDRGFQTALLLKSHIRTHTQRSDYLCSLCGKEFNVKNNLRQHMIMHSGERPWACPLCPCRFSTKGGLKSHQNTHTRIKAFSCDTCGSQFNKHYSLIKHKLIHTGERPFGCEICKMRFTNSYMVKRHMRTHTGEKPYKCTYCERSFAQSNDMVKHMKTHVGSNPYQCDRCDASFRLLVDLRNHYKEHKQPGELGAGSSTEEDAKGMRFTSQDILQLRYKKEMNQQQ; this comes from the exons ATGGACGAGGAAAACAATTCAGTCGAGCTATCGCTTCGCTCAACCTTCTGCCGCATCTGTGTCACGCCCTGGAAGATGAACCACTGCATGCAGGAACCATGCGATCCGGGCGAATCTTTAAGCTTGCACTGCATGCTGGAAATCCTCTTCCCGACCATCTTCAACGATCATACTGCAAACTGGCCGGCCAAAATCTGCCAGGACTGTGGCGAGAAAGTGTTACAGGCGTACGCTTTGTACGTGCAATGTGGGCAAAGTGCAGAGCAGCTGGAAAGGTTGTGCAACGAGCAGGAGGATGCGACGATGTGCGATGAAGTAATGATTACGGTCAAGGGGGATTACACGCCCGATGTGTTGGTGGAGGAGGCAGTTGTTATATCTGAGCTGGAGCCGGGAATAGCGAATACTGTGACGAACTGCAACCCACTGGAGGATAATTCCGACGAGTCGCTCGAAGAAGGTCAAGTGCTGCATCGCCCAGAAATCGTCATAGCGAAGCAAACGGTGCATGAAAAGCTTAGAAATGCTGCTGCAACGAAGAGGAAACACAAACGCATACAGCCCTCGGCAAGTAATGAGCGAGTTGTTGCTGAAACTCAAGCTCCAGCACGGACGAGACAGGGGAATCGGAGGCAAGTGGTCTTAACTCAAATGAAAGCGCTTGAAAGTGTCGAGGACAAACTGCCGGAAGAAAAGAGCAAGATAAATGATGGCAGGCGTTCAACGACGCGTGAAAAAGGCAACGCCACTCTAGACAACAGCACCACCTCTCGATCGGATGACGATACCGAACCAAATTGCAAGAAAAGTATCGAAAAATTGAACGATACGACAGCAGAAGAAGCGCCCCAGCACGAGGAGAAGCTCGAAACGAAAAAAGATCTCTACAAATGTGTGCTGTGCGATGTTCCGGCGTTCACCGGGCCGGACGCACTGACCGACCATCTGAAGGCGGCGCATCCGGACCAGATACGGGCGTGCGAGCAATGTCCGAAAGTGTTTGCAGCGCAGGCCGCCTTCGAGCAGCACCAGTACTGCCATGCGACGGGCCGGTCACACTTTTGTCCGTTCTGCGACAGGGGCTTTCAAACGGCACTACTGCTCAAGAGCCATATACGCACGCATACGCAGCGGTCCGACTATCTGTGCTCGCTGTGCGGGAAGGAGTTTAATGTGAAGAACAACCTGCGCCAGCACATGATAATGCATTCGGGCGAGAGGCCGTGGGCGTGCCCGCTGTGTCCCTGTCGGTTTAGCACGAAAG gaGGACTAAAGAGCCATCAGAATACGCACACGCGAATTAAAGCATTTAGCTGTGACACTTGTGGATCACAGTTTAATAAACATTACTCGTTAATCAAGCATAAACTGATACACACAG GTGAACGACCGTTTGGGTGTGAAATTTGCAAAATGAG ATTTACCAACAGCTACATGGTAAAGCGGCACATGCGGACCCACACGGGCGAAAAGCCCTACAAATGTACGTACTGTGAGCGCAGCTTCGCACAGAGCAACGACATGGTGAAGCACATGAAAACGCACGTCGGCAGCAATCCATACCAGTGCGATCGGTGCGATGCCTCGTTCCGCCTCCTGGTGGACCTACGTAACCACTACAAGGAGCATAAGCAGCCCGGTGAGCTAGGGGCCGGCTCATCCACCGAGGAAGATGCGAAAGGGATGCGGTTTACCAGCCAGGACATTCTGCAGTTAAGGTACAAGAAGGAAATGAATCAGCAGCAGTGA